One genomic segment of Balaenoptera musculus isolate JJ_BM4_2016_0621 chromosome 11, mBalMus1.pri.v3, whole genome shotgun sequence includes these proteins:
- the PGK2 gene encoding phosphoglycerate kinase 2 has translation MSLSKKLTLDTLDVKEKRVIMRADFNVPMKKNQITNNQRIKASLPSIKYCLDNGARSVVLMSHLGRPDGVPMPDKYSLEPVAAELKSLLGKDVLFLKDCVGPEVETACASPATGTVILLENLRFHVEEEGKGQDPSGNKLKAEPDKIETFRASLSKLGDVYVNDAFGTAHRAHSSMVGVNLPQKASGFLMKKELDYFAKALENPERPFLAILGGAKVTDKIQLIKNMLDKVNEMIIGGGMAYTFLKVLNNMEIGASLFDEEGAKIVKEIMAKAEKNGVNITFPVDFVTADTFEENAKVGQATIESGIPAGWMALDCGPETNKKYAQVVAQAKLIVWNGPLGVFEWDAFAKGTKTLMDEIVKATSKGCITIIGGGDTATCCAKWNTEDKVSHVSTGGGASLELLEGKVLPGVDALSNL, from the coding sequence ATGTCTCTTTCTAAGAAGTTAACTTTGGACACACTGGATGTGAAAGAGAAACGAGTCATCATGAGAGCAGACTTCAATGTCCCCATGAAGAAGAACCAGATTACAAACAACCAAAGAATCAAGGCCTCCCTCCCAAGCATCAAATACTGCCTGGATAACGGAGCCAGGTCGGTGGTTCTCATGAGTCATTTAGGTAGACCTGATGGTGTTCCGATGCCTGATAAATACTCCTTAGAGCCTGTTGCTGCTGAACTCAAATCCTTGTTGGGCAAGGACGTTCTGTTCCTAAAGGACTGTGTGGGCCCAGAAGTGGAGACAGCTTGTGCTAGCCCAGCTACCGGTACAGTCATCTTGCTGGAGAACCTGCGCTTTCATGtggaagaagaagggaagggcCAAGATCCTTCTGGAAATAAGCTTAAAGCTGAGCCAGATAAAATAGAAACCTTCCGAGCATCCCTCTCCAAGCTAGGTGATGTGTATGTCAATGATGCTTTTGGCACAGCTCACCGGGCCCACAGTTCCATGGTGGGAGTGAATCTGCCCCAGAAGGCATCTGGATTCCTGATGAAAAAGGAGCTGGATTACTTTGCCAAAGCCTTGGAAAACCCAGAGAGACCCTTTCTGGCTATACTTGGTGGAGCCAAAGTGACAGACAAGATCCAACTCATCAAAAATATGCTGGACAAGGTCAATGAGATGATTATTGGTGGTGGAATGGCTTATACCTTCCTTAAGGTACTCAACAACATGGAGATTGGTGCTTCCCTGTTCGATGAAGAGGGAGCGAAGATTGTCAAAGAGATTATGGCCAAAGCTGAAAAGAATGGTGTGAACATTACCTTTCCTGTTGACTTTGTCACTGCTGACACGTTTGAAGAGAACGCTAAGGTTGGCCAAGCCACTATAGAATCAGGGATACCTGCTGGCTGGATGGCTTTGGACTGTGGTCCTGAGACAAACAAGAAGTATGCACAAGTGGTGGCCCAGGCCAAGCTAATTGTGTGGAACGGACCTTTAGGGGTATTTGAATGGGATGCTTTTGCTAAGGGGACCAAAACCCTCATGGACGAAATTGTGAAAGCCACTTCCAAGGGCTGCATCACCATTATAGGAGGTGGAGATACTGCTACTTGCTGTGCCAAATGGAACACTGAAGATAAAGTCAGTCATGTGAGCACTGGAGGAGGTGCCAGTCTAGAGCTTCTGGAAGGTAAAGTCCTTCCTGGAGTGGATGCCCTCAGCAACCTGTAG